The following are encoded together in the Ictalurus punctatus breed USDA103 chromosome 1, Coco_2.0, whole genome shotgun sequence genome:
- the LOC108263138 gene encoding sperm acrosome membrane-associated protein 4 has translation MSGVVLGLCVVVLLISVSCSGQTLDCFQCELGFWDMCHTTKTNCSAGEQCFVGIGVAASVLKIKMMGCLANDHCNKTTIVTFPANKTLYKMTRTCCGENYCNGGPEVLMASLTLMALVIAQIMGINL, from the exons ATGTCTGGAGTTGTTTTGGGTCTctgtgtggtggtgttgttgaTTAGTGTCTCTTGCTCAG GACAAACACTTGACTGTTTTCAATGTGAACTTGGATTCTGGGACATGTGCCACACTACCAAAACAAATTGTAGTGCTGGGGAGCAGTGTTTTGTTGGCATTGGTGTGGCAG CATCTGTCCTGAAAATCAAGATGATGGGCTGCCTTGCTAATGACCACTGCAACAAGACTACTATCGTGACTTTTCCTGCAAATAAAACTCTCTACAAAATGACACGGACTTGCTGTGGTGAAAACTACTGTAATGGAGGCCCTGAAGTCCTAATGGCATCACTTACTCTGATGGCACTAGTTATTGCTCAGATAATGGGTATAAACTTATAA
- the ptpn2a gene encoding tyrosine-protein phosphatase non-receptor type 2a: MDQDEFEDVESHGHWQNLYNEIRNQSQECPYKVAKFPENQNRNRYRDVSPYDHSRVRLENLENDYINASLITMEEAQRNYILTQGPLTNTRGHFWLMIWEQRSKAVIMLNRVIEKGSEKCAQYWPSEEEKQMYFSDTGFVVTVVTEDIETHYTTRLLGLQNIKTGERRDLYHFHFTTWPDFGVPESPASFLDFLFKVRESGSLEPENGPAVVHCSAGIGRSGTFSLVDTCLVLMDKRKDASSVDVQKVLLDMREYRMGLIQTPNQLRFSYMAIMEGAKCILGDSILKQQWQNMSKEDKEPQTDLGPALQDTARQPDEMIGQISKLGSEKDPTVSVKEEQQADLKPESLRKRHREERIASTAQKIQQMKQKLNDVEKKRETWLYWRPVLLNVGAGAALAMGLFLCWAFLSP; the protein is encoded by the exons ATGGACCAGGATGAGTTTGAGGACGTAGAGTCACATGGACACTGGCAAAATCTGTATAAT GAAATCCGTAACCAGTCTCAAGAATGTCCCTACAAAGTGGCAAAATTCCCAGAAAATCAGAACAGGAACAGATACAGAGACGTCAGCCCAT ATGATCACAGTCGGGTGAGATTAGAAAATTTAGAAAATGACTACATAAACGCAAGCTTGATAACCATGGAGGAAGCTCAGAGAAACTACATACTGACCCAG GGACCCTTGACTAATACTCGTGGTCACTTTTGGTTAATGATCTGGGAGCAGCGGTCCAAAGCTGTCATCATGCTCAATAGAGTCATAGAAAAAGGCTCA GAGAAATGTGCTCAGTACTGGCCCTcagaagaagagaaacaaaTGTATTTCAGTGATACGGGGTTTGTGGTGACTGTAGTGACTGAAGACATTGAAACTCATTACACAACAAGACTGCTCGGGCTTCAAAACATCAAA acaggagagagaagagacctCTACCACTTTCATTTCACCACTTGGCCTGACTTTGGCGTGCCTGAGTCCCCTGCATCTTTCCTCGACTTTTTGTTCAAGGTTCGAGAATCTGGCTCATTGGAGCCTGAGAATGGGCCGGCTGTGGTCCACTGCAGTGCTGGGATTGGCCGTTCAGGGACATTCTCTTTGGTTGACACCTGCTTGGTCCTG ATGGATAAGAGGAAGGATGCTTCATCTGTAGATGTACAGAAAGTCCTATTGGACATGAGGGAGTATCGCATGGGCCTCATCCAAACCCCAAACCAGCTTCGTTTCTCTTACATGGCCATAATGGAGGGAGCCAAGTGCATCTTGGGGGACTCCATTCTGAAG CAACAATGGCAAAACATGTCTAAAGAGGACAAGGAGCCACAGACTGACCTGGGTCCAGCTCTGCAGGACACTGCAAGACAGCCAGATGAAATGATTGGACAGATCTCAAAGCTAGGAAGTGAAAAGGATCCAACAGTGTCAGTAAAGGAAGAGCAGCAAGCAGATTTAAAACCAGAGAG CTTGCGTAAGCGACATCGTGAGGAGCGGATAGCCAGCACAGCACAAAAGATCCAACAGATGAAGCAGAAGCTGAATGATgtggagaagaagagagagacttGGCTGTACTGGAGGCCTGTTCTCTTGAATGTAGGAGCTGGAGCAGCTCTAGCAATGGGTCTGTTCCTGTGCTGGGCATTTCTCTCACCGTGA
- the cep76 gene encoding centrosomal protein of 76 kDa isoform X2, producing MSYNRQMDIQGKIRDVVEEAVRCEGDRGEQPLSQEDLLTELQRRGIVEDAMKQLSFTNAALSQTEGEDLNKSPAHVTVKDVTQLKTANINPPRRYLYLQVLGGKAFLEHLQEPEPLPGQVCSTFTLHLHFRNQRFHSKPVPCACDPDLQEGFLLEVHRDGPGDASKMADATTMLSICDPVHMVLIRTDTAGDTTLISSYFLDWRSVLSAPSGKTSVSVELLGVGSECKVPAGVLNLKLELYPPLSETLSPEVISTQRSLERQKTAEKERLFLVYAKQWWREFLEIRPSHQSKLVKIFAQDENGVNRPVCSYVRVLRAGRLLESPRQAARFVSLLAQERAPVLGGGTRQEQWCTMMAFLCRNKGDCEDHATLLCSLLLGFGLDAYVCVGTKAKNIPHTWVMTCGTDGTVTFWESQTAHRYLHQPVDPEAPPLVPQPKPTYPYRTIGCVFNHKTFLANCQPSDSVELCVFDFTDASRWKAMSKEAVCSVCTPSSISSLPPTPPLCPPSVQASDASNQLELELRYLVTEHRKDIGLATVWDDHLSYLLSSALAAYELERCMGISCGNEEFQDAVRRAVPDGHTFKGFPIQFLHRNARRAFATCLRSPFCEEVVSCRGDHVRLAVRVRVFPYVESACAVWIMFACKYRSVL from the exons ATGAGTTACAATAGGCAG ATGGATATCCAGGGGAAGATTAGGGATGTGGTAGAGGAGGCAGTGAGGTGTGAGGGGGACCGGGGCGAGCAGCCTCTCTCTCAGGAGGATCTACTGACCGAACTGCAGCGCAGGGGCATCGTGGAGGACGCCATGAAGCAGCTTAGCTTCACTAATGCA gCACTTTCACAAACAGAGGGGGAGGATCTGAACAAGTCTCCAGCTCACGTAACTGTGAAAGATGTTACACAGCTTAAAACAG CCAATATCAATCCACCGAGGAGATACTTGTACCTGCAGGTTCTTGGGGGAAAGGCCTTCCTCGAGCACCTACAGGAGCCAGAGCCTTTACCTGGTCAGGTGTGTTCTACCTTCACACTCCACCTTCACTTCCGCAACCAACGCTTTCACTCCAAACCTGTGCCCTGTGCCTGTGATCCAGACTTACAAGAGGGCTTTCTTTTAGAAGTACACCGAGATGGTCCAG GTGACGCCAGTAAAATGGCTGATGCCACCACTATGTTGTCCATTTGTGACCCGGTGCACATGGTGTTGATACGGACAGACACCGCAGGAGACACGACGCTCATCTCTTCTTATTTCTTGGACTGGCGATCTGTCCTCAGTGCCCCCAGTGgaaagacatcagtctctgtGGAGCTGCTTGGTGTAG GCAGTGAGTGTAAAGTGCCCGCTGGTGTTCTTAACCTCAAGCTGGAACTGTATCCTCCCCTCAGTGAAACGCTGAGCCCTGAAGTCATCAGCACACAG CGATCACTGGAGCGCCAGAAGACCGCAGAGAAAGAGCGTTTGTTTCTGGTCTATGCTAAGCAGTGGTGGAGGGAGTTCTTAGAAATACGACCTTCTCACCAATCCAAGCTGGTTAAGATCTTTGCACAA gaTGAGAATGGGGTGAACCGACCAGTGTGTTCATACGTACGCGTGTTGCGTGCTGGACGGTTGTTGGAAAGTCCACGGCAGGCGGCTCGCTTTGTGAGTCTGCTGGCTCAGGAGAGGGCGCCTGTTCTGGGGGGAGGAACACGTCAGGAGCAGTGGTGCACTATGATGGCATTCCTGTGTAGGAACAAG GGTGATTGCGAGGACCACGCCACACTGCTGTGTAGTCTTCTGCTGGGCTTTGGCCTGGatgcttatgtgtgtgtgggcaccAAAGCTAAAAATATCCCCCACACCTGGGTGATGACTTGTGGTACCGATGGCACTGTCACTTTCTGGGAGAGTCAGACTGCACACAG GTATCTACATCAGCCGGTAGACCCTGAGGCTCCTCCACTAGTTCCTCAGCCCAAACCCACCTACCCATACCGCACGATTGGTTGTGTTTTCAACCACAAGACTTTCTTGGCTAACTGCCAGCCTTCAGACTCGGtggagttgtgtgtgtttgacttcACGGATGCGTCCCGCTGGAAAGCTATGAGCAAAGAGGCTGTTTGTTCAGTTTGTACCCCCAGTTCCATATCCTCTCtccctcctactcctcctctcTGTCCACCCTCAGTGCAGGCCAGCGATGCCAGCAACCAGCTAGAGCTTGAGCTACGCTACTTGGTTACTGAGCACAGGAAG gatATTGGTCTGGCTACAGTGTGGGATGATCACCTGTCATATCTGCTGTCATCTGCTCTGGCAGCCTATGAGCTGGAGCGCTGTATGGGCATATCATGTGGAAATGAGGAGTTTCAGGATGCTGTTCGGAGGGCTGTACCCGATGGACACACATTTAAAGGCTTTCCTATTCAGTTTTTACACCGTAATGCACGCAGAGCTTTTGCTACCTgcctcag GTCACCGTTCTGTGAGGAGGTTGTGTCTTGTCGAGGAGATCATGTTCGTCTGGCAGTGCGGGTGCGTGTGTTTCCCTATGTCGAGTCAGCCTGCGCTGTCTGGATCATGTTTGCCTGCAAGTACAGATCAGTCCTGTGA
- the cep76 gene encoding centrosomal protein of 76 kDa isoform X1: MSLPPEKAWELKQIIQDHLSKMDIQGKIRDVVEEAVRCEGDRGEQPLSQEDLLTELQRRGIVEDAMKQLSFTNAALSQTEGEDLNKSPAHVTVKDVTQLKTANINPPRRYLYLQVLGGKAFLEHLQEPEPLPGQVCSTFTLHLHFRNQRFHSKPVPCACDPDLQEGFLLEVHRDGPGDASKMADATTMLSICDPVHMVLIRTDTAGDTTLISSYFLDWRSVLSAPSGKTSVSVELLGVGSECKVPAGVLNLKLELYPPLSETLSPEVISTQRSLERQKTAEKERLFLVYAKQWWREFLEIRPSHQSKLVKIFAQDENGVNRPVCSYVRVLRAGRLLESPRQAARFVSLLAQERAPVLGGGTRQEQWCTMMAFLCRNKGDCEDHATLLCSLLLGFGLDAYVCVGTKAKNIPHTWVMTCGTDGTVTFWESQTAHRYLHQPVDPEAPPLVPQPKPTYPYRTIGCVFNHKTFLANCQPSDSVELCVFDFTDASRWKAMSKEAVCSVCTPSSISSLPPTPPLCPPSVQASDASNQLELELRYLVTEHRKDIGLATVWDDHLSYLLSSALAAYELERCMGISCGNEEFQDAVRRAVPDGHTFKGFPIQFLHRNARRAFATCLRSPFCEEVVSCRGDHVRLAVRVRVFPYVESACAVWIMFACKYRSVL, from the exons ATGTCTCTACCTCCGGAGAAAGCTTGGGAACTAAAACAGATCATTCAGGATCACCTCAGTAAG ATGGATATCCAGGGGAAGATTAGGGATGTGGTAGAGGAGGCAGTGAGGTGTGAGGGGGACCGGGGCGAGCAGCCTCTCTCTCAGGAGGATCTACTGACCGAACTGCAGCGCAGGGGCATCGTGGAGGACGCCATGAAGCAGCTTAGCTTCACTAATGCA gCACTTTCACAAACAGAGGGGGAGGATCTGAACAAGTCTCCAGCTCACGTAACTGTGAAAGATGTTACACAGCTTAAAACAG CCAATATCAATCCACCGAGGAGATACTTGTACCTGCAGGTTCTTGGGGGAAAGGCCTTCCTCGAGCACCTACAGGAGCCAGAGCCTTTACCTGGTCAGGTGTGTTCTACCTTCACACTCCACCTTCACTTCCGCAACCAACGCTTTCACTCCAAACCTGTGCCCTGTGCCTGTGATCCAGACTTACAAGAGGGCTTTCTTTTAGAAGTACACCGAGATGGTCCAG GTGACGCCAGTAAAATGGCTGATGCCACCACTATGTTGTCCATTTGTGACCCGGTGCACATGGTGTTGATACGGACAGACACCGCAGGAGACACGACGCTCATCTCTTCTTATTTCTTGGACTGGCGATCTGTCCTCAGTGCCCCCAGTGgaaagacatcagtctctgtGGAGCTGCTTGGTGTAG GCAGTGAGTGTAAAGTGCCCGCTGGTGTTCTTAACCTCAAGCTGGAACTGTATCCTCCCCTCAGTGAAACGCTGAGCCCTGAAGTCATCAGCACACAG CGATCACTGGAGCGCCAGAAGACCGCAGAGAAAGAGCGTTTGTTTCTGGTCTATGCTAAGCAGTGGTGGAGGGAGTTCTTAGAAATACGACCTTCTCACCAATCCAAGCTGGTTAAGATCTTTGCACAA gaTGAGAATGGGGTGAACCGACCAGTGTGTTCATACGTACGCGTGTTGCGTGCTGGACGGTTGTTGGAAAGTCCACGGCAGGCGGCTCGCTTTGTGAGTCTGCTGGCTCAGGAGAGGGCGCCTGTTCTGGGGGGAGGAACACGTCAGGAGCAGTGGTGCACTATGATGGCATTCCTGTGTAGGAACAAG GGTGATTGCGAGGACCACGCCACACTGCTGTGTAGTCTTCTGCTGGGCTTTGGCCTGGatgcttatgtgtgtgtgggcaccAAAGCTAAAAATATCCCCCACACCTGGGTGATGACTTGTGGTACCGATGGCACTGTCACTTTCTGGGAGAGTCAGACTGCACACAG GTATCTACATCAGCCGGTAGACCCTGAGGCTCCTCCACTAGTTCCTCAGCCCAAACCCACCTACCCATACCGCACGATTGGTTGTGTTTTCAACCACAAGACTTTCTTGGCTAACTGCCAGCCTTCAGACTCGGtggagttgtgtgtgtttgacttcACGGATGCGTCCCGCTGGAAAGCTATGAGCAAAGAGGCTGTTTGTTCAGTTTGTACCCCCAGTTCCATATCCTCTCtccctcctactcctcctctcTGTCCACCCTCAGTGCAGGCCAGCGATGCCAGCAACCAGCTAGAGCTTGAGCTACGCTACTTGGTTACTGAGCACAGGAAG gatATTGGTCTGGCTACAGTGTGGGATGATCACCTGTCATATCTGCTGTCATCTGCTCTGGCAGCCTATGAGCTGGAGCGCTGTATGGGCATATCATGTGGAAATGAGGAGTTTCAGGATGCTGTTCGGAGGGCTGTACCCGATGGACACACATTTAAAGGCTTTCCTATTCAGTTTTTACACCGTAATGCACGCAGAGCTTTTGCTACCTgcctcag GTCACCGTTCTGTGAGGAGGTTGTGTCTTGTCGAGGAGATCATGTTCGTCTGGCAGTGCGGGTGCGTGTGTTTCCCTATGTCGAGTCAGCCTGCGCTGTCTGGATCATGTTTGCCTGCAAGTACAGATCAGTCCTGTGA
- the cep76 gene encoding centrosomal protein of 76 kDa isoform X3: MDIQGKIRDVVEEAVRCEGDRGEQPLSQEDLLTELQRRGIVEDAMKQLSFTNAALSQTEGEDLNKSPAHVTVKDVTQLKTANINPPRRYLYLQVLGGKAFLEHLQEPEPLPGQVCSTFTLHLHFRNQRFHSKPVPCACDPDLQEGFLLEVHRDGPGDASKMADATTMLSICDPVHMVLIRTDTAGDTTLISSYFLDWRSVLSAPSGKTSVSVELLGVGSECKVPAGVLNLKLELYPPLSETLSPEVISTQRSLERQKTAEKERLFLVYAKQWWREFLEIRPSHQSKLVKIFAQDENGVNRPVCSYVRVLRAGRLLESPRQAARFVSLLAQERAPVLGGGTRQEQWCTMMAFLCRNKGDCEDHATLLCSLLLGFGLDAYVCVGTKAKNIPHTWVMTCGTDGTVTFWESQTAHRYLHQPVDPEAPPLVPQPKPTYPYRTIGCVFNHKTFLANCQPSDSVELCVFDFTDASRWKAMSKEAVCSVCTPSSISSLPPTPPLCPPSVQASDASNQLELELRYLVTEHRKDIGLATVWDDHLSYLLSSALAAYELERCMGISCGNEEFQDAVRRAVPDGHTFKGFPIQFLHRNARRAFATCLRSPFCEEVVSCRGDHVRLAVRVRVFPYVESACAVWIMFACKYRSVL, translated from the exons ATGGATATCCAGGGGAAGATTAGGGATGTGGTAGAGGAGGCAGTGAGGTGTGAGGGGGACCGGGGCGAGCAGCCTCTCTCTCAGGAGGATCTACTGACCGAACTGCAGCGCAGGGGCATCGTGGAGGACGCCATGAAGCAGCTTAGCTTCACTAATGCA gCACTTTCACAAACAGAGGGGGAGGATCTGAACAAGTCTCCAGCTCACGTAACTGTGAAAGATGTTACACAGCTTAAAACAG CCAATATCAATCCACCGAGGAGATACTTGTACCTGCAGGTTCTTGGGGGAAAGGCCTTCCTCGAGCACCTACAGGAGCCAGAGCCTTTACCTGGTCAGGTGTGTTCTACCTTCACACTCCACCTTCACTTCCGCAACCAACGCTTTCACTCCAAACCTGTGCCCTGTGCCTGTGATCCAGACTTACAAGAGGGCTTTCTTTTAGAAGTACACCGAGATGGTCCAG GTGACGCCAGTAAAATGGCTGATGCCACCACTATGTTGTCCATTTGTGACCCGGTGCACATGGTGTTGATACGGACAGACACCGCAGGAGACACGACGCTCATCTCTTCTTATTTCTTGGACTGGCGATCTGTCCTCAGTGCCCCCAGTGgaaagacatcagtctctgtGGAGCTGCTTGGTGTAG GCAGTGAGTGTAAAGTGCCCGCTGGTGTTCTTAACCTCAAGCTGGAACTGTATCCTCCCCTCAGTGAAACGCTGAGCCCTGAAGTCATCAGCACACAG CGATCACTGGAGCGCCAGAAGACCGCAGAGAAAGAGCGTTTGTTTCTGGTCTATGCTAAGCAGTGGTGGAGGGAGTTCTTAGAAATACGACCTTCTCACCAATCCAAGCTGGTTAAGATCTTTGCACAA gaTGAGAATGGGGTGAACCGACCAGTGTGTTCATACGTACGCGTGTTGCGTGCTGGACGGTTGTTGGAAAGTCCACGGCAGGCGGCTCGCTTTGTGAGTCTGCTGGCTCAGGAGAGGGCGCCTGTTCTGGGGGGAGGAACACGTCAGGAGCAGTGGTGCACTATGATGGCATTCCTGTGTAGGAACAAG GGTGATTGCGAGGACCACGCCACACTGCTGTGTAGTCTTCTGCTGGGCTTTGGCCTGGatgcttatgtgtgtgtgggcaccAAAGCTAAAAATATCCCCCACACCTGGGTGATGACTTGTGGTACCGATGGCACTGTCACTTTCTGGGAGAGTCAGACTGCACACAG GTATCTACATCAGCCGGTAGACCCTGAGGCTCCTCCACTAGTTCCTCAGCCCAAACCCACCTACCCATACCGCACGATTGGTTGTGTTTTCAACCACAAGACTTTCTTGGCTAACTGCCAGCCTTCAGACTCGGtggagttgtgtgtgtttgacttcACGGATGCGTCCCGCTGGAAAGCTATGAGCAAAGAGGCTGTTTGTTCAGTTTGTACCCCCAGTTCCATATCCTCTCtccctcctactcctcctctcTGTCCACCCTCAGTGCAGGCCAGCGATGCCAGCAACCAGCTAGAGCTTGAGCTACGCTACTTGGTTACTGAGCACAGGAAG gatATTGGTCTGGCTACAGTGTGGGATGATCACCTGTCATATCTGCTGTCATCTGCTCTGGCAGCCTATGAGCTGGAGCGCTGTATGGGCATATCATGTGGAAATGAGGAGTTTCAGGATGCTGTTCGGAGGGCTGTACCCGATGGACACACATTTAAAGGCTTTCCTATTCAGTTTTTACACCGTAATGCACGCAGAGCTTTTGCTACCTgcctcag GTCACCGTTCTGTGAGGAGGTTGTGTCTTGTCGAGGAGATCATGTTCGTCTGGCAGTGCGGGTGCGTGTGTTTCCCTATGTCGAGTCAGCCTGCGCTGTCTGGATCATGTTTGCCTGCAAGTACAGATCAGTCCTGTGA